A DNA window from Polynucleobacter sp. AP-Titi-500A-B4 contains the following coding sequences:
- a CDS encoding metalloregulator ArsR/SmtB family transcription factor has translation MKARAQKATKNLTPKQMEKVFSKVAAYFNVLSEPSRLRIMYAVCSGEKSVSEVVELCGSSQANVSRHLLALHKAGILLRRKEGVTVYYAIADNATVDMCQSVCAKIAEGIH, from the coding sequence ATGAAAGCTAGAGCTCAAAAAGCGACGAAAAATCTCACTCCCAAGCAAATGGAGAAGGTATTTTCAAAAGTGGCGGCATATTTCAATGTGCTATCCGAACCCTCGCGCCTAAGAATTATGTATGCAGTCTGCAGTGGAGAGAAGTCTGTTTCTGAGGTTGTTGAGCTTTGCGGTTCTAGCCAGGCCAATGTCTCAAGACATCTTTTGGCATTGCACAAAGCCGGAATACTGCTCAGACGCAAAGAGGGCGTCACTGTTTATTACGCGATTGCGGATAACGCTACTGTAGATATGTGCCAGTCGGTATGTGCCAAGATCGCCGAAGGCATTCATTAA
- the soxY gene encoding thiosulfate oxidation carrier protein SoxY produces the protein MNQQRRSLLKYSAVFGLMASAGLISVAQAQEWNKAAFEGKSLDEVFKVLGAGSPDKSGAVTLNAPDIAENGAVVPVGIVTTLKAEQMAILVEKNPSALAAQFFIPAGTEPFVTTRIKMGQTSNVYALVKADGKWSMAVKEVKVTLGGCGG, from the coding sequence ATGAATCAGCAGCGACGCAGTTTATTGAAATATTCAGCCGTTTTTGGCTTGATGGCTTCTGCGGGTCTTATTAGCGTAGCCCAAGCACAAGAGTGGAATAAAGCCGCTTTTGAGGGGAAGAGCCTTGATGAAGTATTTAAAGTCTTGGGTGCGGGTAGCCCAGACAAATCTGGCGCCGTCACTTTGAACGCCCCAGATATTGCGGAAAATGGTGCGGTAGTTCCAGTTGGCATTGTCACAACTCTCAAAGCAGAGCAAATGGCAATCTTGGTTGAGAAAAACCCAAGTGCATTAGCAGCGCAATTCTTTATTCCAGCCGGCACTGAACCATTTGTTACTACGCGTATCAAGATGGGTCAAACCTCTAATGTCTATGCTTTAGTAAAAGCGGATGGCAAATGGAGCATGGCTGTTAAAGAAGTGAAAGTGACTTTAGGTGGTTGCGGCGGTTAA
- the soxC gene encoding sulfite dehydrogenase — translation MTKKQIELSAQDISAVEKPTNRARLVKAPEHFVSQELIADINANGLDETRRGFLRKGFLSAIGGAAAGLAAPMAFAAGEGDPAILEKQEWQTTLGKNVATMPYGVPSIYEANLIRRESPGLTRVSAASVAFTPLQGLFGTITPNGLHFERHHQGWYNLNPETHRLMVNGMVKNARVFTMNDLMRLPSVSRTHFIECGANTGLEWGNVAVPTVQYTHGMLSCCEFTGVPLKVLLDECGADLKKGKFLLAEGGDGSGMTRTINLESCLDDTIVAWAMNGEMLRPENGFPLRLVVPGVQGVSWVKWLRRLEVGDMPWNTKDEAVHYIELMPDGMHRQYASIQECKSVITTPSGGQQLLDKGFYNVSGMAWSGRGKIKRVDVSFDGGNNWRTARLETPVLTKSITRFNIDWVWDGSPAILQSRAVDDTGYIQPSIKILRDLRGNRSIYHNNAIQSWKLDANGEVSNVQVG, via the coding sequence ATGACTAAGAAGCAAATTGAACTGAGTGCTCAGGATATATCTGCAGTTGAGAAGCCTACTAACAGAGCTCGTCTAGTGAAAGCCCCAGAGCATTTCGTTTCTCAAGAATTAATCGCCGATATCAATGCCAACGGATTAGATGAAACGCGTCGCGGCTTCTTGCGTAAGGGTTTTTTATCGGCTATTGGTGGTGCGGCTGCTGGCTTGGCCGCTCCAATGGCTTTTGCAGCCGGTGAAGGTGACCCAGCAATTCTTGAGAAACAGGAGTGGCAAACTACATTGGGTAAAAACGTTGCCACCATGCCGTATGGTGTGCCATCAATCTATGAAGCCAATTTGATTCGTCGTGAATCTCCTGGTTTAACTCGTGTCTCAGCTGCTTCAGTTGCCTTCACACCATTGCAAGGTTTATTTGGAACGATTACTCCAAACGGTTTGCATTTCGAGCGTCACCACCAAGGTTGGTACAACCTCAACCCAGAGACCCATCGCTTGATGGTGAATGGCATGGTCAAGAATGCCCGTGTATTCACAATGAATGATTTGATGAGATTGCCCTCAGTTTCTCGTACACACTTTATTGAGTGTGGTGCCAATACTGGATTGGAGTGGGGCAACGTTGCAGTTCCAACTGTGCAATATACCCACGGCATGCTCTCTTGTTGCGAATTTACTGGCGTACCACTGAAGGTATTGCTAGATGAGTGCGGCGCCGATCTGAAAAAAGGTAAGTTCTTGCTTGCTGAAGGTGGTGATGGTTCTGGTATGACTCGTACGATCAATCTCGAGAGCTGTTTAGATGACACGATTGTTGCCTGGGCCATGAATGGCGAGATGTTGCGCCCTGAAAATGGCTTCCCATTGCGTCTTGTGGTGCCAGGTGTTCAAGGTGTTAGCTGGGTGAAGTGGTTGCGGCGTCTTGAGGTGGGGGATATGCCGTGGAACACCAAGGATGAAGCGGTTCACTATATTGAATTAATGCCAGATGGTATGCATCGTCAATATGCTTCGATTCAAGAATGTAAATCGGTCATTACTACACCTTCTGGTGGGCAGCAGCTACTGGATAAAGGTTTCTACAACGTGAGCGGCATGGCATGGTCGGGTCGCGGCAAGATTAAACGGGTTGATGTCTCCTTTGATGGCGGCAATAACTGGCGGACTGCACGGCTTGAGACTCCAGTGCTGACGAAGTCTATTACCCGTTTTAATATTGATTGGGTATGGGACGGGTCACCAGCAATATTGCAATCTAGAGCAGTAGATGACACTGGATACATTCAACCGTCAATTAAGATATTGCGAGATTTACGAGGTAACCGCTCGATTTATCACAACAATGCAATTCAGTCCTGGAAATTAGATGCAAACGGTGAGGTGAGCAATGTGCAAGTTGGATAA
- the soxA gene encoding sulfur oxidation c-type cytochrome SoxA yields the protein MQRKFTLGLASGLLATMLSISSSSYAQNATDDIAKYREMIADGNPSELYEAAGEELWKKPAGPKNATLEKCDLGLGPGVVKGAAAQLPRYFKDTNKVQDLESRLMTCMQKLQGRDPQEMVDAPFQKGPKKDMEAIVAYVVTLSKGDKIKVSTSHPKEKEMYELGKRAFYFQGGPMDFSCASCHGEDGKRIRLQDLPNITTQKGAAMGWGYWPAYRVSSGQFWTMQQRLNDCYRQQRFPFPIYGSDLTVALSMYMAKNANGGTVETPGLKR from the coding sequence ATGCAGCGTAAATTCACCTTAGGCTTAGCCTCAGGATTATTGGCAACGATGTTGTCAATTTCATCTTCGTCTTATGCGCAAAATGCAACAGACGATATTGCAAAATATCGCGAGATGATTGCAGACGGAAACCCTTCCGAACTTTATGAGGCTGCAGGTGAAGAGCTTTGGAAAAAGCCAGCTGGCCCCAAAAATGCTACTCTTGAAAAGTGTGATTTAGGTCTAGGACCTGGCGTTGTGAAGGGTGCGGCAGCGCAGTTGCCACGCTACTTTAAAGACACCAACAAGGTTCAAGATCTGGAGTCCCGTTTGATGACCTGTATGCAGAAGCTACAAGGTCGTGACCCACAAGAAATGGTCGATGCACCATTTCAAAAAGGTCCAAAGAAAGATATGGAGGCGATTGTTGCTTATGTCGTGACTTTATCTAAGGGCGACAAGATTAAAGTGAGCACCAGTCATCCTAAAGAAAAAGAAATGTATGAGCTTGGTAAGCGTGCATTCTATTTCCAGGGTGGTCCAATGGATTTCTCCTGCGCCTCTTGTCACGGTGAAGATGGTAAGCGAATTCGCTTGCAAGATTTGCCTAACATCACGACTCAAAAGGGTGCAGCTATGGGTTGGGGTTATTGGCCAGCCTATCGCGTTTCCAGTGGACAGTTCTGGACAATGCAACAGCGTTTGAATGATTGCTATCGTCAGCAACGTTTCCCATTCCCAATTTATGGCTCTGATTTAACTGTAGCTTTGTCGATGTATATGGCAAAGAACGCCAATGGCGGCACAGTTGAAACCCCCGGTTTGAAGCGTTAA
- the soxX gene encoding sulfur oxidation c-type cytochrome SoxX, whose amino-acid sequence MKSLLATTVFALAAVAIQAPVNAQQANDPKFNKMMKDGFRAEGIAGLDRIDQDATQKFCSDPVFANSKQGEKMRDKIQKMNMDSIKQPSDGKYIGDWKKGEAIAQSGRGATWTDKADTPVGGGCYNCHQIDKKEISYGTIGPTLWNYGKLRGYSPEVVTYTWNRINNSKAYNACSNMPRFAHFKLLNEQQIQDVMALLLDPASPVNQ is encoded by the coding sequence ATGAAATCCCTCTTAGCCACCACTGTATTTGCTTTGGCTGCTGTTGCTATTCAAGCTCCCGTAAATGCTCAACAAGCGAATGATCCTAAGTTCAACAAAATGATGAAGGATGGTTTTAGAGCTGAAGGTATCGCCGGTCTTGACCGTATTGATCAAGATGCAACGCAAAAGTTTTGTTCCGATCCCGTGTTTGCAAATAGCAAGCAGGGTGAAAAGATGCGTGACAAGATTCAGAAAATGAATATGGACAGCATTAAGCAGCCTTCCGATGGCAAGTACATCGGCGATTGGAAGAAGGGTGAGGCGATTGCCCAAAGCGGTCGTGGCGCTACTTGGACTGATAAAGCAGATACCCCCGTTGGAGGCGGCTGCTACAACTGTCATCAGATTGATAAGAAAGAGATTTCTTATGGCACGATTGGGCCTACTTTGTGGAACTACGGCAAACTCCGTGGCTATTCTCCAGAGGTTGTGACTTATACCTGGAATCGTATTAATAATTCCAAGGCTTATAACGCATGTAGTAATATGCCGCGTTTCGCCCACTTCAAGCTTTTAAATGAACAGCAGATTCAGGATGTGATGGCATTGCTGCTCGATCCTGCCTCTCCAGTAAATCAGTAA
- the soxB gene encoding thiosulfohydrolase SoxB has protein sequence MSLSRRDFLQALAIASAGGMSLQSNFVNAQVTAQKFYDLPKFGNVHFLHFTDCHAQLLPIYFREPNVNLGIGTQEGKTPHLVGEYFLKANGIAPGTRDAHAFTYLDYVAAAQNYGKMGGFAHMATLIKQMKASRPGALLLDGGDTWQGSGTALWTNGQDMVDAALALGVDVMTPHWEMTLGEKRVMEIVNGDFKGKVSFIAQNIKTADFGDMVFNPYVMKVQNGIQVAIIGQAFPYTPIANPRYFTPDWTFGIQEENMQKTIDEVRSKGAKVVVLLSHNGMDVDLKMASRVRGLDAILGGHTHDGVPIPVKVKNAGGVTLVTNAGSNSKFLGVLDFDVKGGKPVDFRYKLLPIFSNMIPADPTMSKLITKVRAPYEAKLNEKLATTEGLLYRRGNFNGSFDQLILDGLMAQKNAEIAFSPGFRWGTSLLPGQAITRENLLDQTAITYPYTTVTNMTGETIKTILEDVADNLFNPDPYYQQGGDMVRVGGMQYTIDPAQTAGKRITDMRLNGKPIEASKTYKVAGWAPVSEEAKNAGGEAIWDVMERHLRDVKVVKAVKLNEPIIKGVANNPGMAPI, from the coding sequence ATGTCTTTAAGTCGTCGCGATTTTTTGCAGGCCTTGGCGATTGCCTCTGCTGGCGGGATGAGTTTGCAATCCAATTTTGTAAATGCACAAGTTACTGCTCAAAAATTCTATGACTTGCCTAAATTTGGTAACGTACATTTTCTACATTTCACGGACTGCCATGCGCAATTGCTACCAATTTATTTTCGTGAGCCAAATGTTAATCTGGGTATTGGCACGCAAGAAGGCAAGACGCCACACTTGGTTGGCGAATATTTCTTAAAAGCGAATGGAATTGCACCCGGAACTCGCGATGCTCACGCGTTTACCTATTTGGATTACGTAGCTGCTGCACAAAACTACGGCAAGATGGGTGGCTTTGCCCATATGGCCACACTGATCAAGCAAATGAAAGCCAGTCGTCCTGGAGCGTTATTGCTCGATGGTGGCGATACTTGGCAAGGCTCTGGCACGGCGCTCTGGACTAATGGTCAAGACATGGTTGATGCCGCTCTTGCTTTAGGTGTTGATGTGATGACGCCTCACTGGGAGATGACGCTAGGTGAGAAGCGCGTGATGGAAATTGTGAATGGTGACTTCAAAGGCAAGGTCTCCTTTATTGCGCAAAACATTAAGACTGCAGACTTTGGTGACATGGTATTTAATCCATACGTCATGAAGGTACAGAACGGGATACAAGTGGCCATCATTGGCCAGGCTTTCCCTTACACACCAATTGCTAACCCTCGCTATTTCACTCCTGATTGGACCTTTGGTATTCAGGAAGAGAATATGCAAAAGACTATCGATGAGGTGAGATCAAAAGGGGCCAAGGTTGTGGTGCTTCTGTCTCACAATGGTATGGATGTGGATTTGAAGATGGCTTCCCGTGTTCGTGGTTTGGACGCAATCCTAGGTGGGCATACTCATGACGGCGTTCCTATTCCGGTTAAGGTAAAAAATGCTGGTGGTGTAACGCTTGTTACTAATGCAGGCTCCAATAGTAAGTTCCTTGGTGTACTCGATTTTGATGTGAAGGGCGGAAAGCCTGTTGATTTCCGCTACAAGTTGCTGCCGATCTTCTCGAATATGATTCCGGCTGACCCAACGATGAGCAAACTCATCACCAAAGTCAGGGCACCATATGAAGCGAAGTTAAATGAAAAGCTAGCTACCACTGAAGGACTGTTATATCGCCGTGGCAACTTTAATGGCAGCTTCGATCAGCTCATCTTGGATGGATTGATGGCGCAGAAGAATGCGGAGATTGCGTTCTCACCAGGTTTCCGCTGGGGAACTAGCCTGTTGCCGGGCCAAGCGATTACTCGCGAGAACTTGTTGGATCAAACTGCGATTACCTATCCATACACCACCGTCACCAACATGACTGGTGAGACCATCAAAACCATTTTAGAAGACGTTGCCGATAACTTATTTAACCCTGATCCTTATTACCAGCAGGGTGGCGACATGGTACGTGTAGGTGGAATGCAGTACACCATTGACCCAGCGCAAACTGCTGGTAAGCGCATCACCGATATGCGCTTGAATGGTAAGCCGATTGAGGCCAGCAAGACCTATAAGGTTGCAGGTTGGGCTCCAGTCAGCGAAGAGGCCAAAAATGCTGGTGGCGAAGCAATTTGGGATGTCATGGAACGACACCTGCGTGATGTCAAAGTCGTTAAAGCTGTTAAGCTCAATGAGCCGATCATTAAAGGTGTTGCGAATAATCCCGGCATGGCTCCAATCTAA
- the modB gene encoding molybdate ABC transporter permease subunit, translating to MEALLLSIKLAFWTLVLILPFGVWVAHSLQRMGKSRSWIEAGLALPLVLPPTVLGYYLLVGLGGKTIFGIPLVFSFTGILIASLIVNLPFAIQPIQRAFESINPEIREAAQVSGLSQWQIFRLIELPLAWRGITSAAVLTFAHTLGEFGVILMVGGAIPGETKTVSIAIYDKVQSFDTAGAGALSLILLATSLIAIAISYGVFGRQPSATKRWGS from the coding sequence ATGGAAGCACTACTTCTCTCAATCAAACTGGCTTTTTGGACTCTTGTCCTGATCCTGCCGTTTGGGGTTTGGGTGGCCCACTCACTGCAGAGGATGGGTAAAAGTAGGTCTTGGATTGAGGCTGGATTAGCTCTTCCCCTGGTACTTCCGCCGACCGTATTGGGCTACTACCTTCTTGTTGGTCTGGGTGGTAAGACCATATTCGGCATTCCACTCGTATTTTCATTCACCGGCATCCTGATAGCCTCCCTGATTGTAAATTTACCGTTTGCTATTCAGCCAATCCAGCGTGCTTTCGAATCGATTAATCCGGAAATCAGAGAGGCGGCTCAAGTGAGCGGTCTTTCTCAATGGCAAATTTTTCGCTTGATTGAGCTTCCTTTAGCTTGGCGAGGCATTACTAGCGCAGCAGTTCTCACCTTTGCCCATACCCTTGGCGAATTTGGCGTGATCCTCATGGTTGGTGGCGCCATCCCCGGAGAGACTAAGACTGTTTCAATTGCAATCTATGACAAAGTACAAAGCTTTGATACTGCGGGTGCTGGTGCGCTGTCATTAATCTTATTGGCTACTTCGCTAATTGCTATTGCCATTTCCTATGGCGTATTTGGTCGCCAACCATCAGCAACTAAAAGATGGGGAAGCTAA
- a CDS encoding ABC transporter ATP-binding protein, producing the protein MLKVKLSQINPNPLQLSIECIPGELHALVGPSGSGKTTALRTIAGLNHADSGKIECDGELWFEANDIHGVSTSLSQANRSCGFLFQQYALFPHLTALDNVCIPLFNSVTNLVDRKAQAQEWLDRMGIGELANRMPNQLSGGQQQRVALARALARSPKVLLLDEPFSAIDAPTRQGLYRTLAELRKNLNIPILLVTHDLREADLLADRITVIDRGVGLQTAAPQVLFDRPRNSRVAELVGISNMFEGIFTAGKLSWNGSQRTFEVVDKGKIPPDTPVAWVIPAEGLSLHAEGSVASIESTVEQISTLGQMAVIQLRTTDGAHVITWEASAAEVKRLALEAGKITHLEIDGGKIHIMPLRPINDPRRFSN; encoded by the coding sequence ATGCTGAAAGTTAAGCTCTCCCAGATTAACCCTAACCCTTTGCAACTTAGCATTGAGTGCATTCCCGGTGAGTTGCATGCCCTAGTGGGCCCTTCAGGAAGTGGCAAGACAACAGCTTTGCGCACCATTGCTGGACTCAATCATGCGGATAGCGGAAAAATTGAATGTGATGGTGAGTTATGGTTTGAGGCCAATGATATTCATGGCGTTTCTACATCTCTTAGTCAGGCCAATCGTTCATGCGGCTTCTTATTTCAGCAATACGCTCTATTTCCCCACTTAACAGCTTTAGATAATGTTTGTATTCCCCTGTTCAACTCGGTCACCAATCTTGTTGATCGTAAGGCTCAAGCACAAGAATGGTTAGATCGAATGGGTATTGGTGAATTGGCCAACCGCATGCCAAATCAACTATCGGGTGGGCAGCAGCAACGAGTTGCTCTGGCTAGAGCGTTAGCGCGATCGCCAAAAGTATTATTGTTAGATGAACCCTTCTCTGCAATTGACGCACCTACTCGTCAAGGTCTTTACAGAACACTGGCCGAGCTTCGCAAAAATTTAAACATTCCAATTCTTTTAGTCACCCATGATTTGCGTGAAGCAGATTTATTGGCAGACCGCATTACCGTGATTGATCGAGGCGTAGGGCTACAAACAGCGGCACCTCAAGTTCTATTCGATAGACCTAGAAACTCACGGGTCGCTGAGCTGGTTGGTATTAGCAATATGTTTGAAGGGATCTTTACCGCGGGCAAACTAAGCTGGAATGGAAGTCAGCGCACCTTTGAAGTAGTGGATAAAGGCAAGATTCCACCTGACACCCCTGTTGCATGGGTGATACCAGCTGAAGGTTTAAGTCTGCATGCAGAGGGCAGTGTTGCGAGCATTGAGTCAACCGTAGAGCAAATTAGTACCCTTGGGCAGATGGCCGTGATTCAACTTCGTACCACAGATGGTGCGCATGTGATTACCTGGGAAGCGTCTGCAGCTGAAGTAAAGCGCTTAGCTCTAGAGGCAGGAAAAATTACCCATCTTGAAATAGATGGCGGCAAGATTCATATCATGCCCTTGCGCCCAATCAACGATCCTAGGCGCTTCAGCAATTAA
- a CDS encoding MBL fold metallo-hydrolase: protein MGSLVFSGIACAQAAKTGDIIALKPIQVAPHTYFVQGFAEMGSGTNQNFISNAGFVVTPGGVVVVDALGSPILAQKLITEIKKVTNQKVVALIVSHYHADHVYGLQEFKKIGVKIYAQGEGRNYLSSETAKQRLIASRMDFAPWVNENTKLIAADIWIDQKAKLNIGGIEFFISRVGPAHAPEDLMVYVPSEKVLFAGDLVFRGRIPFVGNADSKGWLIALDEIERINPTIVIPGHGGYSVKPVEDIAFTRNYLKYLRQSMTEAALNLDSFEDAYKQADWSEYEGMPLFRAANRMNAYNVYLSIQAE, encoded by the coding sequence ATGGGATCCCTCGTCTTTAGTGGTATCGCTTGCGCACAAGCTGCCAAGACAGGAGATATCATTGCGCTGAAGCCGATTCAGGTGGCGCCCCATACTTATTTTGTGCAAGGTTTTGCTGAGATGGGTAGTGGCACCAATCAGAACTTTATTTCTAATGCGGGATTTGTGGTGACCCCAGGTGGCGTAGTGGTAGTGGATGCATTGGGTTCGCCTATCTTGGCGCAAAAGTTGATTACCGAGATTAAGAAAGTGACCAATCAAAAGGTAGTTGCACTGATTGTGAGTCACTACCATGCTGATCATGTTTATGGTTTGCAAGAGTTTAAAAAGATTGGCGTAAAAATATATGCACAGGGTGAGGGTAGAAACTATCTTTCTTCTGAGACTGCTAAGCAACGCTTGATCGCTTCTAGGATGGACTTTGCACCATGGGTCAATGAGAACACCAAGTTAATTGCCGCAGATATTTGGATTGATCAGAAGGCAAAACTCAATATTGGTGGAATAGAGTTTTTCATCAGTCGGGTTGGTCCTGCGCATGCCCCTGAAGATTTGATGGTTTACGTGCCCTCAGAAAAAGTCCTCTTTGCTGGGGATCTCGTCTTTCGGGGGCGCATTCCCTTTGTTGGCAATGCGGATAGCAAGGGTTGGTTAATTGCTCTAGATGAAATTGAACGAATCAATCCGACTATTGTGATTCCGGGTCATGGTGGATATTCAGTGAAGCCGGTTGAGGATATTGCCTTCACAAGGAACTACCTCAAGTATCTACGTCAATCCATGACGGAAGCCGCCCTGAATCTCGACTCTTTTGAGGATGCCTACAAGCAAGCTGATTGGTCTGAATACGAAGGAATGCCTTTGTTTAGAGCGGCCAACCGCATGAATGCCTATAACGTTTATCTGTCGATCCAGGCGGAATAG
- a CDS encoding DsrE family protein yields the protein MKKLLSFLTALALTLGFCSTALAQPTGNTKVVYHIDDAEAQGLKGLRNIRNHLDVSPQTTIIVVTHANGVDLLMEGAKDKKNGTEYAPLVGALKSRGVKFEVCEITLKNRNLKKDQFTLDADFTPSGVVRVADLQYKDGFAYIKP from the coding sequence ATGAAAAAACTACTTTCCTTTCTTACTGCTCTGGCCCTTACTTTAGGGTTCTGCTCAACTGCTTTAGCTCAACCTACGGGCAATACCAAAGTGGTCTATCACATCGATGATGCTGAAGCCCAAGGCTTGAAAGGTTTACGCAATATTCGCAATCATTTAGATGTTTCCCCACAGACGACCATTATTGTGGTGACGCATGCCAATGGTGTTGACTTGTTGATGGAGGGTGCTAAAGATAAAAAGAATGGTACAGAATATGCCCCACTAGTTGGCGCATTGAAATCGCGAGGCGTCAAATTTGAAGTTTGCGAAATTACTTTGAAAAATCGTAACTTGAAAAAAGACCAATTCACATTGGATGCGGACTTCACGCCTTCAGGTGTGGTGCGCGTTGCTGATCTTCAATACAAAGATGGCTTTGCTTACATCAAGCCATAA
- a CDS encoding c-type cytochrome — protein MCKLDKLFARLALLAFGIFSAHLAFAQSTQGSTKFPGIGRNATPAEVIAWDIDVRPDFKGLPKGSGSVAQGQVIWESKCASCHGVFGESNEIFTPIAGGTTTDDVKTGRVASLADRKQPQRTTLMKVPTVSTLWDYIYRAMPWNAPRSLTADDTYALVAFILSLGEIVPDDFVLSNANIAEVQKKMPNRNGMTRNHGFWSVNGKPDVNGSSCMTNCVKFVQIGSTLPDFARNAHGNIAEQNRLYGPYRGSDSTKPPIAKLPGSSGEGLAHAADTHAATTKGPAALFKNENCSACHAPNAKLVGPSIADIAAKYKGQSGAQEKLMAKVKNGGSGVWGAIPMPPQAQLSDEDRATLVRWVLTGQ, from the coding sequence ATGTGCAAGTTGGATAAATTATTTGCTCGCCTAGCGCTTTTAGCCTTTGGGATATTTTCCGCCCATCTAGCGTTTGCACAAAGCACCCAGGGGTCTACTAAATTCCCAGGTATCGGCCGCAATGCCACACCTGCAGAGGTGATTGCTTGGGACATCGATGTACGACCTGATTTCAAAGGCCTACCAAAAGGATCTGGCTCTGTTGCGCAAGGCCAAGTAATCTGGGAATCTAAATGCGCTAGTTGTCACGGTGTCTTTGGTGAATCGAATGAGATATTTACTCCGATCGCTGGGGGAACAACTACTGATGACGTAAAGACCGGAAGAGTTGCTTCTTTGGCGGATCGTAAGCAACCTCAACGCACTACCTTAATGAAGGTCCCTACAGTTTCTACTTTGTGGGACTACATCTATCGCGCTATGCCTTGGAACGCACCAAGATCATTAACGGCGGATGATACTTATGCTCTAGTCGCATTTATCTTAAGTTTGGGTGAAATCGTTCCAGATGATTTTGTCTTGAGTAATGCCAATATCGCAGAAGTGCAGAAGAAGATGCCTAACCGCAATGGTATGACTCGCAACCATGGCTTCTGGAGCGTGAACGGCAAGCCAGACGTGAATGGTTCATCTTGCATGACTAATTGCGTGAAGTTTGTGCAGATTGGATCAACCCTCCCAGACTTCGCCAGAAATGCCCATGGCAATATTGCAGAGCAAAATCGCTTGTATGGACCATATCGCGGCTCAGATTCAACCAAGCCACCAATTGCTAAATTACCTGGATCATCTGGTGAAGGTCTGGCACATGCTGCTGATACCCATGCTGCTACTACAAAAGGCCCTGCAGCGCTGTTTAAGAATGAAAACTGTTCAGCATGTCATGCACCGAATGCCAAATTGGTTGGGCCGTCTATTGCCGATATTGCAGCGAAATATAAGGGGCAGAGTGGGGCTCAAGAAAAGCTCATGGCTAAGGTCAAAAATGGGGGTTCAGGGGTTTGGGGGGCGATTCCGATGCCGCCACAGGCACAGCTATCTGATGAGGATAGAGCGACTCTAGTGCGTTGGGTATTAACGGGACAGTAG
- the soxZ gene encoding thiosulfate oxidation carrier complex protein SoxZ has product MADPMRVRAAENGGIVDVKILMKHDMESGQRKDAAGKTIPAWFISTINVKANGKDVLNGQFGPAVSKDPFLNFKYKGAKGDKIVVSWVDSKGDKRTDEATAS; this is encoded by the coding sequence ATGGCTGATCCAATGCGCGTTAGAGCTGCTGAGAACGGTGGAATTGTGGATGTAAAAATTTTGATGAAACATGACATGGAATCAGGTCAGCGTAAAGATGCTGCCGGTAAAACCATTCCAGCATGGTTCATCAGCACAATTAATGTCAAAGCCAATGGTAAAGATGTCTTGAATGGTCAGTTTGGTCCAGCGGTTTCTAAGGATCCATTTTTGAACTTCAAATACAAGGGCGCTAAAGGTGACAAGATTGTGGTGAGCTGGGTAGATAGTAAGGGCGACAAACGTACTGACGAAGCAACAGCTTCTTAA